Proteins encoded by one window of Carassius carassius chromosome 30, fCarCar2.1, whole genome shotgun sequence:
- the LOC132111135 gene encoding probable vesicular acetylcholine transporter-A has translation MATEETGGLAQTATVKLSEMGERTKQLGTAIQDPERQRRIILIIVCVALLLDNMLYMVIVPIVPDYLARLESESEQVHVTANSSTNRTQNENFDVQIGVLFASKAIVQLIVNPLTGTFIDRVGYDIPLFIGLSIMFVSTCIFAFADNYTTLFVARSLQGLGSAFADTSGIAMIADKFTEEAERSRALGIALAFISFGSLAAPPFGGVLYEFAGKRVPFFVLASICLADGILCMTVLKPFSSRTRENMPVGTPIYKLMIDPYIAVVAGALTTCNIPLAFLEPTIANWMEETMDSSEWEIGLTWLPAFFPHVLGVYITVKLAAQYPHLQWFYGALGMVIIGASSCIVPACKSFEQLIIPLCGICFGIALVDTALLPTLAFLVDVRHVSVYGGVYAIADISYCVAYALGPIVAGKIVHDLGFVQLNLGMGLANVLYAPALLLLRNVCLMKPSHSERNMLLEEGATGLYDTIRMEERQRKKHGYSSSGNCVPIDENGIFAGQSKSFSEEHTSEPDHI, from the coding sequence ATGGCTACGGAGGAAACGGGTGGCTTGGCGCAAACCGCCACCGTTAAACTATCAGAGATGGGGGAAAGAACGAAACAGTTAGGAACTGCGATCCAGGACCCCGAGCGGCAAAGAAGGATTATTCTAATCATTGTATGTGTGGCACTTCTTCTAGACAATATGCTTTACATGGTCATCGTGCCAATTGTGCCCGATTATTTAGCGCGCTTAGAGAGCGAGTCAGAGCAGGTGCATGTAACTGCTAATTCTTCAACCAACAGAACGCAAAACGAGAACTTTGATGTACAGATCGGCGTGCTTTTTGCCTCAAAAGCCATTGTGCAGCTTATTGTCAATCCTTTGACCGGAACTTTCATAGACCGTGTCGGCTATGACATCCCACTTTTTATTGGACTCAGCATAATGTTTGTCTCGACATGCATTTTTGCCTTCGCCGACAACTACACGACTCTGTTCGTCGCGCGCAGTCTGCAAGGGCTCGGCTCGGCGTTCGCAGACACTTCTGGGATTGCAATGATCGCAGACAAGTTCACAGAGGAGGCAGAGAGAAGTCGCGCGCTGGGCATTGCCCTCGCGTTCATCTCGTTCGGAAGCCTGGCGGCGCCCCCGTTCGGAGGGGTACTGTACGAGTTCGCGGGCAAACGCGTGCCGTTCTTCGTGCTTGCCTCTATATGTTTGGCAGATGGTATACTATGCATGACTGTCCTCAAGCCCTTTTCCAGTAGGACTAGAGAGAATATGCCTGTTGGCACCCCAATTTACAAACTAATGATTGATCCTTACATAGCAGTTGTGGCAGGAGCTTTGACCACATGTAACATCCCACTTGCTTTCCTGGAGCCCACCATCGCTAACTGGATGGAGGAGACCATGGATTCATCTGAGTGGGAGATTGGGCTCACCTGGCTACCGGCATTTTTTCCTCACGTATTAGGTGTTTACATTACTGTAAAGCTGGCAGCACAGTACCCACACTTGCAGTGGTTTTATGGGGCGCTTGGCATGGTTATCATTGGTGCCAGCTCTTGTATTGTTCCGGCCTGCAAAAGCTTTGAGCAGCTGATAATCCCCCTGTGTGGCATTTGTTTCGGTATTGCACTGGTAGACACAGCTTTATTACCCACACTTGCTTTTCTCGTAGACGTCCGCCACGTGTCTGTATACGGCGGTGTATACGCTATTGCAGACATCTCCTACTGTGTTGCCTACGCGCTGGGTCCCATCGTGGCCGGTAAAATAGTGCACGATCTCGGTTTTGTGCAGCTTAATCTGGGCATGGGTCTGGCGAACGTACTTTACGCACCAGCCCTGCTTCTGTTGCGCAACGTGTGTTTAATGAAACCATCTCACTCTGAGAGAAACATGTTACTGGAGGAGGGAGCCACAGGTCTCTACGACACTATCAGAATGGAGGAACGCCAAAGAAAGAAGCACGGCTACAGTTCATCCGGTAACTGTGTGCCCATCGATGAGAACGGGATATTTGCTGGACAATCAAAGTCATTCTCTGAAGAACATACGTCTGAGCCAGACCACATATAG